In Xanthocytophaga agilis, a genomic segment contains:
- a CDS encoding metalloregulator ArsR/SmtB family transcription factor: MAQMKPTIQINRERLEKVATILKTVAHPTRLAVIDLLGTQERMSVNDMCEILDCEQSLLSHHLIVLKQRGILHHVKEGQNVYYSLKNKDILKLIACIENCDCSL; this comes from the coding sequence ATGGCACAGATGAAACCAACTATTCAGATCAATAGAGAAAGACTGGAAAAAGTGGCAACCATTCTGAAAACAGTTGCGCATCCTACACGTCTGGCAGTGATCGATTTATTAGGCACACAGGAACGTATGAGTGTGAATGACATGTGTGAGATTCTGGACTGTGAGCAATCACTTTTATCTCACCACTTGATTGTACTGAAACAACGAGGAATTCTTCACCATGTAAAAGAAGGGCAGAATGTCTATTATTCTCTTAAAAATAAGGACATACTGAAATTGATTGCTTGTATTGAAAATTGTGATTGTTCTCTGTAG
- a CDS encoding sulfite exporter TauE/SafE family protein codes for METIGYLGALLMGMSLGLIGGGGSILTVPILVYLFAIDSVVATSYSLFIVGLTSLIGSFSHISRGNIHWRAVVLFGIPSLLSVYTTRHLIVPLIPETLGTIGHFIVTKSIFLLIFFAIVMLLASYSMIHKPRLLQKEEQEEASLRYPVIILEGILVGGITGLVGAGGGFLIVPALVLLTHLSMKQAIGTSLVIIALNALVGFIGSLHWGDVIDWKFLLVFSAISLVGILIGSRLSFKISGTQLKPAFGWFVLVMGLYIIVKELFLK; via the coding sequence ATGGAAACCATTGGTTATTTGGGTGCTTTATTAATGGGAATGTCTCTTGGATTGATTGGAGGGGGAGGATCGATTCTCACTGTTCCTATTCTAGTATATCTTTTTGCCATAGACAGTGTTGTAGCAACTTCTTATTCATTATTCATTGTTGGCTTAACCAGTCTGATAGGTTCATTTAGTCATATTTCGCGTGGCAATATTCATTGGCGAGCTGTAGTGCTGTTTGGTATTCCCTCTCTTTTGAGTGTTTATACTACCAGACATCTAATAGTACCACTGATCCCTGAAACATTGGGAACTATAGGTCACTTTATAGTAACAAAATCTATTTTTCTACTCATATTCTTTGCTATAGTTATGCTACTAGCTTCTTATTCTATGATACATAAACCAAGGCTATTGCAAAAAGAGGAACAGGAAGAGGCATCTTTGCGTTATCCAGTAATTATATTGGAAGGGATACTGGTAGGTGGAATAACAGGTTTGGTCGGTGCAGGTGGTGGATTTCTTATTGTACCTGCTCTGGTTTTGTTAACGCATCTATCCATGAAACAAGCTATTGGAACCTCTCTGGTTATTATTGCATTAAATGCATTAGTTGGTTTTATAGGCAGTCTTCATTGGGGCGATGTAATTGACTGGAAATTTTTACTTGTATTCTCAGCTATTTCACTGGTTGGAATTCTGATTGGGAGCCGGCTTTCTTTTAAAATTAGTGGTACACAGCTTAAACCTGCTTTTGGCTGGTTTGTGTTAGTAATGGGTCTTTATATAATTGTAAAAGAGTTATTTCTGAAATAA
- a CDS encoding aldose 1-epimerase family protein: MYTIENELLKITINPKGAELSSIFHKQYKLEYLWQADPAYWAKKSPVLFPIVGTLKQNTYYFNNKAYHLSRHGFARDRSFIVSQQQEDAITFALTSDMESLEIYPFVFEFLIHYQLQDNRVLVTYEVVNPASEDLYFSVGGHPAFNVPLVPDTTYEDYFLQFEKTEMLNVWPITADGLIEDRPEPFLGETDALPLKKSLFYKDALVFKHLQSSRISLLSAKTEHGLEIAFEGFPFFGIWGAKDANFVCLEPWCGIADPVSTNQQLPYKEGIIKLSTQSRWKQNWQLTLF; this comes from the coding sequence ATGTATACAATTGAAAATGAGTTACTCAAAATAACTATTAATCCCAAAGGTGCCGAGCTAAGCAGTATTTTTCATAAACAATATAAACTGGAATACCTGTGGCAGGCAGATCCTGCCTACTGGGCCAAAAAGTCGCCTGTATTGTTTCCGATAGTAGGTACACTCAAACAAAACACTTACTACTTTAATAATAAAGCATATCATCTCTCCCGTCATGGGTTTGCCAGAGATCGTTCTTTTATTGTATCCCAACAACAGGAAGATGCCATTACGTTCGCGTTGACTTCTGATATGGAGTCATTGGAAATATACCCTTTTGTATTCGAGTTTCTAATACACTATCAACTTCAGGATAATCGTGTACTTGTTACATATGAGGTTGTAAACCCAGCAAGTGAAGATCTGTATTTTTCTGTGGGAGGCCATCCCGCTTTTAATGTCCCTTTGGTTCCTGACACTACATATGAGGATTATTTTCTGCAATTTGAAAAAACAGAGATGTTAAATGTGTGGCCTATCACAGCTGACGGTTTAATAGAAGACAGACCCGAACCATTTTTAGGAGAGACTGATGCATTACCTCTGAAAAAATCTTTATTCTACAAAGATGCTCTGGTATTCAAGCATTTGCAGTCATCCCGCATATCGTTACTTTCTGCTAAAACGGAACATGGGCTGGAAATAGCATTTGAGGGATTTCCTTTCTTTGGAATCTGGGGAGCTAAAGACGCGAACTTTGTGTGCTTGGAACCCTGGTGTGGTATAGCAGACCCTGTATCAACAAATCAGCAACTGCCTTATAAAGAAGGCATTATAAAATTATCAACTCAATCTCGCTGGAAACAAAACTGGCAGTTGACTCTCTTTTAA
- a CDS encoding AsmA-like C-terminal region-containing protein, which produces MSRSLLWIKRLFLYGGSTLIGLAVLLTIIIQVYQDDIIQKIIVEVNKGLKTRVEIAKIEVSLWQNFPHLSIVCQNIRIQGSLPARSQQLAQAGNLSFLFSLSNLFGDDLAIDQIILQDADVQLYTNAKEEVNYDIVKSSSDKQSSSSNDVQFDLRRIRLQNVKFSYIDQSIAQDHRFLIQKTDARLFVKNEDYLIYLKGDLQSQYVRTGKDAYFVNKQLHLNSEMQYDYKKRKLLIQPSQVFVNSSEFQVMGYHAAKPHSFIDLQIEGKKTDIQTITSLLPESISKTYASYQSQGEIYFKGSVIGYIEGRSIPKVDVQFGCRNASVYETRLKKRIEQANLTGAYSNGNKQNRSSSSLTLKNIHGKLDGRYFSGNVSLQNFDNPHLAFDFKGALDVGAVTAFFPYGIRDGSGLLTADVRFEGNLSDLRSQLQRRFIRTSGTIQLNNVAFTLTQRPLRLTQLTGDFSFNQSDLIIQHFSGYAGSSDFKLKGRFENILSYLLLDDQALRIAADLQSGLLNLDELLAENPAKVAQSNTQYRFRLSRQLDLALAYQVNKMHLRRFQAQNIHGDLDVHDGIARSKGIQLQLADGTMNLSIGMDAREPEQVQLSTNAELNNIQIDKVFYMFEDFGQDFIRSQHVRGKVNAHIQTYLVLNEHLISDNKKLVAEAFTTIREGQLVNFEPMQKLSRFIKASELANLRFGEMQNNIHIEKGNVFIPLMEINSNIANISVQGTHSFDNVMDYHLRIPLKTFFQKRKTVETSSQASGGTNLFLRINGTADNYKIGYDSKAMRDKMKLDMQARTTTEEKSNTRQSFLAPAKPTKVPPPKPKEEEYFDF; this is translated from the coding sequence GTGAGTCGCTCTTTACTTTGGATTAAACGACTATTTCTTTATGGCGGTAGTACACTAATAGGATTAGCCGTACTGCTAACTATAATTATACAGGTTTATCAGGATGATATTATTCAGAAAATTATTGTAGAGGTTAACAAGGGTCTGAAAACCAGAGTTGAAATTGCGAAGATAGAAGTGTCTCTCTGGCAAAATTTTCCCCATCTTTCTATTGTTTGTCAGAATATTCGTATACAAGGATCTCTGCCTGCCCGTTCTCAACAACTGGCTCAGGCAGGAAACTTATCCTTTTTGTTTAGTTTAAGTAACTTGTTTGGAGATGATCTGGCTATAGACCAGATTATACTTCAGGATGCAGACGTACAGTTATATACAAATGCAAAAGAGGAAGTGAACTATGATATTGTTAAGTCTTCTTCTGATAAACAGTCTTCCTCTTCCAACGATGTACAATTTGATCTGAGACGTATTCGTCTTCAAAATGTGAAGTTCTCATATATAGACCAAAGTATAGCACAGGATCACAGGTTTCTTATCCAGAAAACAGATGCCCGTTTATTTGTAAAAAATGAAGATTATCTGATTTATCTTAAAGGAGATCTGCAAAGTCAGTACGTACGGACTGGAAAAGACGCTTATTTTGTAAATAAACAGTTACATCTTAACAGTGAGATGCAGTATGATTACAAAAAACGTAAACTTCTGATTCAGCCTTCACAAGTGTTTGTCAATTCTTCTGAGTTTCAGGTAATGGGTTATCATGCGGCCAAACCACACTCTTTTATTGATCTTCAGATTGAAGGAAAAAAGACAGATATACAAACTATAACCTCATTGCTACCTGAATCTATTTCTAAAACCTACGCATCTTATCAGAGTCAGGGTGAGATATACTTTAAAGGGTCTGTAATAGGATATATAGAAGGACGTTCTATCCCAAAAGTAGATGTGCAGTTTGGTTGTCGTAATGCATCTGTATATGAAACAAGGCTAAAGAAGCGAATAGAACAGGCAAACCTGACTGGTGCATATAGTAATGGAAATAAGCAAAACCGATCTTCTTCTTCACTAACACTGAAGAATATACACGGTAAACTGGATGGAAGATATTTCTCTGGAAATGTTTCACTGCAAAACTTCGATAATCCCCACCTGGCTTTTGATTTTAAAGGTGCCTTAGATGTAGGTGCAGTTACTGCATTTTTTCCTTATGGTATCAGGGATGGTTCCGGATTACTTACCGCTGATGTCAGATTTGAGGGAAATTTAAGTGATTTACGTAGCCAGTTACAGCGACGTTTTATCAGAACTTCCGGGACTATTCAGTTAAACAATGTGGCATTTACATTGACTCAGCGGCCGCTTCGTTTAACACAACTTACAGGTGATTTCTCCTTCAATCAGAGTGATCTGATTATTCAACATTTTTCGGGGTATGCTGGGAGCTCTGATTTCAAGTTAAAAGGTAGATTTGAAAATATCTTATCCTATTTGTTGCTGGATGATCAGGCACTAAGAATAGCTGCTGATCTGCAATCTGGATTATTGAATTTAGATGAACTACTTGCCGAAAATCCGGCAAAAGTTGCACAGTCTAATACTCAGTATCGTTTTCGACTTTCCCGCCAGTTAGATCTGGCATTGGCATATCAGGTAAATAAAATGCATCTTCGGCGTTTTCAGGCTCAGAATATACATGGAGATCTGGATGTGCATGACGGGATAGCCCGCAGTAAAGGTATACAGCTTCAGTTAGCCGATGGGACTATGAATCTGAGTATAGGTATGGATGCCAGAGAGCCGGAACAGGTACAACTGAGCACTAATGCAGAACTGAATAATATTCAGATTGATAAGGTCTTTTACATGTTTGAAGATTTTGGCCAGGATTTTATTCGGTCACAACATGTACGTGGGAAGGTAAATGCACATATACAAACATATCTGGTGTTAAATGAACATCTGATTTCTGACAACAAAAAACTGGTAGCAGAAGCCTTTACCACTATTAGGGAGGGGCAGTTGGTCAACTTTGAACCTATGCAAAAGTTGTCCCGATTCATTAAGGCAAGTGAACTGGCTAATCTGAGGTTTGGGGAGATGCAGAACAATATTCACATAGAAAAAGGGAATGTGTTTATTCCCTTAATGGAAATTAATTCCAACATCGCTAATATATCAGTACAGGGTACACATTCGTTTGATAATGTAATGGATTATCATTTACGTATACCTTTAAAAACATTTTTTCAAAAACGGAAGACAGTTGAAACATCTTCGCAGGCTTCTGGTGGCACCAATCTTTTTCTGCGTATTAATGGCACTGCCGATAATTATAAAATTGGGTATGATAGCAAAGCAATGCGGGACAAAATGAAATTAGACATGCAGGCCCGAACAACAACAGAAGAAAAGAGTAACACCCGCCAGAGTTTTCTGGCTCCAGCTAAACCTACTAAAGTTCCTCCTCCCAAACCTAAAGAGGAAGAATATTTTGATTTCTGA